The Pochonia chlamydosporia 170 chromosome 3, whole genome shotgun sequence genome contains the following window.
TGAGCACGCTGCTTGCTCAGGGCCtctgcctgctgctgctgttgtgtTCCTGGTGCCGGCGATCGATTCAAAGAACTTGCTTTGAGATTCATGGGGGGAACAAAAGGGCCCGTGAACTTTTGCTGCGTAATGAATGGATGCAGCTTGGCTTGTTGGGGGGACCATCTCTCCAGGGGATTGATGGTTAACAAGCCTCGCACAAAATCGATGAAGGCTATTCGGTTGTTCATTTCTGCGGAGAGAGGTTATGGTCAGATTGATTTCAAATCCAATAGTTGAATGACAGAATATACAAACCTCGATCGATTTCGCTTTGCTTCATGTTCTTGCGCGGCATGGGGTATGATTTGATGATATCGGGCAAGGTGCTTTGTTGGAAGTACTTCTTGCTAGGCTGTTCCTTCGTGTTGTGCTCCCGAGCGTACTGTTCCATGCTCTTCAAGTGATATGTCCGTCTACCGAATTCGTCTTGGCGCTTCTCAAAGAACTCGCCGGCCTGTTTGCCCATCTCAATCATCCAGTTCTGAGGATTGCCAAGCATCTCGACGATCCGTGAGACTTGGTTATACTCTGATGATCCCGGGAATAGCGGCAGACCAAGGAAGAGTTCAACTACAATACAACCCAAGGACCACATATCGATAGCCGACGAGTATGGCAGGCCAAGGAGCACCTCTGGTGAGCGGTAGAATCTGGATTGGATGTATGTATACACTGTTTGTCGCTCGTCGCAAGCGGATCCGAAATCGATAATCTTGATAATGGGGCTCTCCAAGTTTTTGAGCAGAATATTTTCTGGCTTGAGATCGCAATGAATCAGGCGAGCTTTGTTCAACAAGGCGAGGCCATTGAGTAGTTGTTGTGCAAATACTCGAACAAGAGTGGTACTGAGTCCACGGAATTGGTTCTGCTTGATAAGCTCGTACAAGTTAACACTCAATAATTCGAATACTAGACAAAGATGTTGCCGGTGAATAAATGTGTCCTTCAGTCGCAAGAGATGATGGTCATCATTCTTGTCGAGTTTCGTGTTCAGCTATACGGGACGTGTTAGTAATAGAGGCGGTCACTTATAGAACATCGCACCAGCTCAAATGCAGGCGAGGCTTAGAACTGACCAAATCGAGCACCGAAACTTCCATCATACTCTGGTTAAAATAAGCTGTACGGTTTTTTATGACCTTGACGGCGACAACTTCTTGCGTCTTCAAATTTTGACACTTGACGACCTGACCGAAAGTGCCTTGACCAAGCACATCTAAGATAAGGTAACGATTCCTATCGTATAGAGTTAGCAATTTGGCCCGAGTAGGTGTGAATTCTGGGAAGGACGATGGACTGCCGCCTCGATCGATTGCACATCCGCTAGGGAAATATCTCACTTGTGACCTGCTTCCTCCGAGCCCAAGATGTCGTTCACGTAGAGAATATAGTCACTATCCTCGTTGTCATAGCCATCATTCTTGACTCCTTTGCTGGGTTTAGTCAGGACTCGACGAGGGTTCCTCGAGGTCTCGTATTTGAAGCTAGGGTTGCATATGCGGTATGTAGCCGGCAAGTGAGATGTAAGAGCTTGGAGAGGCTGCAATGCATGATTAGCAAGGTCACAGATGCTTCCCCCCCATCATTGCCAATCCCAATGCCTGCACTGCAGCGCGAGGGACTCAGAGTAACTTACACTGATGAAACCTCCCTCTGGATTAGCTCGTCTGAAAGCTGGTTGACGGTTGTTCTTCGGTCGCAGCTCAGTCAGAGCTCGCACCTTGCGGAACTCGGGCACAGGCTTCTGCGCCGGTTGGCTCGGTCGTGCGGGGGACTTGGGGCCATTAGAATAGGCCGCGTCGAGGTTTGCCACAGCAGAGGAAGGGTAGCCATCTTGCGATGAGGCAAAAGGAGTGATTGGAGGCAGTTGTTGACCGCCTTGGCGTCCGGCGTAGTAGGGACTCTGAGGATATTCAGGCTGGGCGCTCGGTGACTGTCCTTGCGGGGGCGGGTTCGCAAATTGACTCGTTTTAGGTGCGTAGGGCGAGGTGGGAGACAGCGTGTCCATGGGAGAGTATCTCTGGGCGGCAGACGACGGTTGTTGCTCATGGGGCGACTGGAGGTTGGAGGAGCGACCACTAGAGGGATGTGACTGGTGATGAGGCCTCATAGGATACTTGATGCCGGCGTGGGCATCGTGGGCATCATGCATTGCGACGTCTCCGTTGCCGTCgcgaggagaaggaccaGCTGCCATGGGGGATGAGGTGGCTGGATTTGGTCCGGCGAGGTTCATGGGATGGCCAGAGGGGTGGATGTGAGGAAGACCAGCAGCGCGGTGATATTGCCCGTGATCGTAGCCATAGGGCGCGGCAGCAGGAGGCGGCGGCTGGCCTGCATAGTCTCTAGGCATTTGTCCTCCGCCGTTGTGTCGTCGCGAGGCACCGGCCGGGTCGGGATACTGCTGCCACGATTGATCCATGGTGGGGAGGTGGTAACGCAgcaggacgacgacgacgacgaagatgacgagaaggCGGCAGAAacggcagcaatggcagcggTGAGGAGCGCAGCAGGGCCGCCGTTATGGCCGTCGTCGAAGAATGACCccaaggtcaactggtgcggAGATGCTAGAGAAGAGCGCAAGTTGTGGCAAAATGAACGGCGTCGCTGCGAGCTGGCAAAGCTCCCGAGCTCCAAGAAGGACGGCCAGAAGATGATTGTGGTATGGAGTGGTAGTGTCAACTGCacatgtgtctggtggtttcaaTGTCGGTCGCTGGGTGGACGATTAGTCGCGCTATGCTCATGGAGCTGAGCTGACgagagtcaagtctggtccagtcttgTTCTGGTCTTGGTGCGGTCTGGGGGGGCGCGAATTGCGGCGGGCGGGGACGTCGAaggaacttgacttgacttgacaactCTGGCTTGCCGTCTGACTTCTAGTTTGTAAATTTGCCGGGCAGCCCGCTTGCCAAACACTTTGAACTTACTTGGACCCAGCCCAATTTGCCGCGTACTCGGTAGATAGTGTAATTATTCGACTGCTTGCTCGTTCGTTTGTGCCTTCTTGGATGGATTGGTGGTGCAGGAGGTCTCACCCAAAAGCTGGCTGCATGGAGAACAGACCAGGATCAGAGGCGATGGAGACGGAGAGGGAGGGAGAGAGGGGAGtgagagcacttgagagcCTGGCGGACTGGGGATTGACTGGGACGTGCTGTGACTGGGCCTGGGACCAGCCGTGGGCTGGCAACATGGGTCAGTACATGGTGCTGGCACTCCTAGGAAGCAGcacagtcaagttgcagcaccagaccagcccgccccagtctggtctgcttgacctgtgctgctgcttggcttgACGACTGGACTTGGCCCATTTGATGGGTGCCAGCTCGAGGCTAGGCTCAAACCAGCACTTGACACTCACGCTGGGATCAAATTGATTGGTCCTGTCCACTCAAAGCTACTGTGGGAATTGGGCATCGTGATGCCAGGCTCTAGCAGACGCCCAAGATTCTCAATGAAACAGATTTTGACTCGACACGGTCGGGTTGCCCGCAATcagttcatcatcaccatcatcatcatccaaacACTTCTCGCGTGGCAAGAAAACATCCAAGCGCAATTTCGGTGTGAATGTGAATTGTGGGACACGGCAACAAGGGAATATTACTCGGCAGTCATGACAGAATCAGtctccatccaaccatccagtctgaccagacaccagactgt
Protein-coding sequences here:
- a CDS encoding kinase Yak1 (similar to Neosartorya fischeri NRRL 181 XP_001262420.1), giving the protein MDQSWQQYPDPAGASRRHNGGGQMPRDYAGQPPPPAAAPYGYDHGQYHRAAGLPHIHPSGHPMNLAGPNPATSSPMAAGPSPRDGNGDVAMHDAHDAHAGIKYPMRPHHQSHPSSGRSSNLQSPHEQQPSSAAQRYSPMDTLSPTSPYAPKTSQFANPPPQGQSPSAQPEYPQSPYYAGRQGGQQLPPITPFASSQDGYPSSAVANLDAAYSNGPKSPARPSQPAQKPVPEFRKVRALTELRPKNNRQPAFRRANPEGGFISPLQALTSHLPATYRICNPSFKYETSRNPRRVLTKPSKGVKNDGYDNEDSDYILYVNDILGSEEAGHKNRYLILDVLGQGTFGQVVKCQNLKTQEVVAVKVIKNRTAYFNQSMMEVSVLDLLNTKLDKNDDHHLLRLKDTFIHRQHLCLVFELLSVNLYELIKQNQFRGLSTTLVRVFAQQLLNGLALLNKARLIHCDLKPENILLKNLESPIIKIIDFGSACDERQTVYTYIQSRFYRSPEVLLGLPYSSAIDMWSLGCIVVELFLGLPLFPGSSEYNQVSRIVEMLGNPQNWMIEMGKQAGEFFEKRQDEFGRRTYHLKSMEQYAREHNTKEQPSKKYFQQSTLPDIIKSYPMPRKNMKQSEIDREMNNRIAFIDFVRGLLTINPLERWSPQQAKLHPFITQQKFTGPFVPPMNLKASSLNRSPAPGTQQQQQAEALSKQRAQAAQAQANSAAHSAAQGAYANMAAAGQYPPQPGHVQPPMYGSNAVYSPAGSHGNMAPPYGPQAGQYGPMVMSQPPQPMPAAQYGNVPQPNMYQQGGMRTNRQRASTMEQQQSGIPAAIQRVASHLDPSQPIRLQPSPAYYPPPGEGPNKAAGEIAILFAISRNAPLKKDSWEIKTPGIESPTKTNHWHPAKKQQQGRSEDCGSVFIPQLAV